GCCGCCGCAGGAGCTGATCGATCTGGACGCCGTGGTGCTGACGCCCCATGTGGGTGGCTGGTCGCCCGAGGCGGTGCAGAACTCGGTGGACCGCTTCATCGCCAATATGCGCTGCCATCTGGATGGCAAGCCCTTGGTCTCGCCCATCTGAGCGCTATTGAATTGGAAGCTGCTTGCGCTTGATATTGTTGTATTTCAATATGATTTGACTTTGAAATTCACTTATATCAAGCGCTTATAGCTTTGATATTCATAGCAATAAAAATCCCCGCCACGGAAAGCCGTGCGGGGATTTTTACTATCTGCGGCGCCATGAAGCTGGCGCGGACCAAACCAGTGACACCAAGCAAGGGCCGCCCCGCAGCGAGGGTGTCGTCCCCCTCCCGAAGAGAGAGGGGGAAGCCGCGGGGCCGCCTAGGCGTAGCGGCTCAGGGGCGCTTATTTCTGGCTGGCGGCAATGGCCTTTTCGGCCTTGTCGACCAGCGGTGCGCCGATCTGGCTCTTCCACTTGTCGTAGACGGGGCGGGTGGCCTTGACAAAGGCTTCGCGCTCGGCGGCGTTAGGGGTGGTCACGGTCACGCCCAGGCCGGCCAGGTCCTTGAGCAATGGCTTGTCGGCTTCCACCAGGCCCTTGCGTGCAATGGCGATTTCTTCCTTGGCGGCGTCCAGCGCGGCCTGCTTGACGATGGCCTGGTCGGCAGGCGTCCAGCTGGCCCACACGTCCTTGTTGACGACAAAGATCAGCGGGTCGTTCATATAGCCCCACATGGTCAGATGCTTCTGGCCCACGGACTGCAGCTTGGCAGCCATGTACACGCCAATGGGGTTCTCCTGGCCGTCCACGGCACCACTGGCCATGGCTGGCTGGGCATCGGCCCAGCTCATCTGCGTGGGGTTGGCGCCCAGGGCCGTGAAGGTGTCCAGGAACAGGGGCGAGCCCACGACGCGGATCTTCATGCCCTTGAGGTCGGCGGGAGTCTTGATGGCGTGCTTGGAGTTGGAGATTTCGCGGTAGCCGTTCTCACCCCAGGCCAGGGGCACCACGCCGCCTTTTTCCAGGGTCTTGAAGATTTCCTGGCCCACTTCGCCCTGGGTCACGGCATCCACGGCCTTGAAGTTGGGGAAGAGAAAGGGCATGGAGAACAGGTTCAGCGACTTGACCTGGGGCGACCAGTTGATGGTCGAGCCCACGGCCATGTCGATCACGCCCTGGCGCAGCGCGGAGAACTCGCGCGTCTGGTCGCCCTGCACCAGCGAAGTGCCGGGGTAGAGCTTGATGTTGATGCGGCCCTGGGTGCGCTCGCGCACCTTGTCGGCCCACAGCTCGCCGCCCTTGCCCCAGGGGAAGGCCGTGCCCAGCACCAGGGACATGCGGTATTCGCTCTTGTACTTGGTCTGTGCCATGGCCATGGGTGATGCAAAGGCCAGAGCGGCGGCAGTGGCCACGGCGGATGCGAGGAAGGTACGAAGTTTCATTTGGTTTGTCTCCCTTTTTAGAAACGAAAAAACTGGAAAGCAGGAATGAGCAGTTGCAGCCTCCAGGGCCGCAACTGCTGGAATCAATAGCCCATCTTTGAGGGAAGCCACAGTGCGAGCTGCGGGAAGGCAATGACCAGAATCATCACGGCGAACATGGACAGCAGCATCCAGCCCACCCAGCGCACGGTGGACTCCATGCGCACGCCCGCAATGCGGCAGCTGACCATCAGGTTCACGGCCAGCGGCGGCGTGAACTGGCCCAGTGCCACCTTGAGCGTGAGGATCACGCCAAACCAGACGGGATCCCACTGGTAGTGATTCATGATGGGCAGCAGCAGCGGCACAAAGATCAGGAAGATCGAGATGCCGTCCAGGAACATGCCCACGGTGATCAGCAGCAGGATCAGCAGGCCCAGCACGCCGTATTCGCCGAGACCGGAATTCACGATGGCATTGGCCACCGGATCGATCACGCCCAGCGTGGACAGCGAGAAGGCAAAAATACCGGCCAGCGACACCACCAGCAGGATCACGGCCGACAGCTCGCCCGCTTCGCGCAGAATCGGAAACAGGTCGCGCACGCCGATGGTGCGGTGAATCACCATGCCGACGAACAGCCCGTAGAACACGGCAACCACGGCGGCCTCGGTGGGGGTGAACCAGCCCATGCGCATGCCGCCCAGGATCAGCACCGGAGCTGCCAGGCCCCAGGAGGCCTCGCGCAGGCTCTTCCAGAACGGCGGGCGGGGCATGGAGGCTTCGAGCGCGCCCATCTTGTGCTTGCGCGACATCCACACGGCGGGAATGATGAGCGCGATACCCGCCAGCACGCCGGGAATCATGCCTGCCGCGAACAGGGCCGGCACCGAAGCGCCGGGCACCAGCACCGAGTAGATGATGAAAGCCACCGAAGGCGGAATCAGAATGTCCGTCGCTGCGGCTGCTCCGACCACGCTGGCGGAGAAGCTCTTGGGATAGCCGGCGCGGCTCATGGCGGCAATCATCACGCCGCCCACGGCCGCTGCATTGGCCGGCCCGGAGCCGGAGATGCCACCCAGGAACATGGCCACGGCGATCGCCACCAGCGGCAGCATGCCGGGGCCGCGGCCCACGATGGCCACGGCAAAGTTCACCAGCCGCAGGGCAACGCCCGAGCGATCGAAGATGGAGCCCACCAGCACGAACATGGGAATGGCCAGCAGCGGATATTTGCCCAGTCCGGCATAGAAATTCTGCGGCACGGCCAGCAGGCCGAACCACTGCGTATCGGCATTGGCAAGAGCAATCGCGGCCACCCCGGCCAGACCGAGGGCCGCGCCGATGGGCACGCCAATGAACATCAGGCCCAGAAAGGCCACGAACAGCAAGGTGGCGATCATGCGATCTCCTTGCTGTGGTCTTTTTCCACGGGCTCGTCAGGGATGGCGCCGGGCTTGCCCTGGCGGATGAACAGCCCGATGGCGCGCGCGGTGATCAGGGCTGATACCAGGGGCAGCCAGATCGAATACCACCACTGGGGCAGGCCGATGCCGGGCGAGGTCTCCTCGAAGCGGAAGTCGTCCCAGACCACGCGCACGCTGAGCACGGCGATGATGGCAAACAGCAGCGCCACCATCAGAGAGCCGAACCGGGCCAGAGCCTTGCGGCGCTGGAGCGAGCCGCTGTCCGAGAAAAACTCGATGCGGATATGCTGATTGCGGGCCACGGCGGCAGAGCCTGCGACCAGGGCCAGCAAAATCATCAGAAAGACGGAGATCTCCTCGGTCCAGGCGAAGGAGGAGTTGGTGAAGTAGCGCACCAGCACATTGGCAAACGTGATCAGGGCCAGAGCGGCCATGATGATCACGGTCAGCCAGTCTTCGATGCGCAGGGAGCGAGGCTCGTCCGGGCGCGCGCCGGTATCGGCGGCACCATCGGTCTCGGGAGGAGTGGAGGACATGAACGCGGAAAGTCAGAAAAACACACAGGAGTCAGGGCAGCTCGCCTGAATGGCGTGATCCGCGCGCACTCGATGAGAATGCCCTTATGTTCACGACTTGCGCAAAACGGGTTTAGACAAGACGATTGCCTCAGGAGGCAGGCCGTCGTTGCATTCTTGTTTGCGTAAGTCCTTATGTTGTTCCTTGACCTTCACGGCGTTGTGCGCCGGGATGGCTTGGAGCGAGTAGACACACCGGATAGATGTGAACAAATATTATCAAGGTATCTATGCCGCAGGGCTTACGTCCGGCGGCAGGCATTACCCTAGGGTCTGGCGACCAAGGCATGGCTCATCGTCGAGTCTGTGTTTTGTCCCGTTTACCAGCCAACAAGGATTACCTCCGTTGCACAGCTTTGGTGCAGGGCAGCGGATAATGAGAGTCTATGGAAACCAAATGGCTTGAAGATTTTGTCAGCCTTGCTGAAACCCGCAGTTTCAGCCGCTCGGCCCAGCTGCGCCACGTTACGCAGCCTGCGTTCTCGCGCCGTATCCAGGCGCTGGAGGCCTGGGCGGGAACCGATCTGGTCGACAGAAGCTCGTATCCGACGCGCCTGACGCCAGCAGGCAAGACCATGTACGAGCAGGCGCTGGAGATACTGCAGTCCTTGCAGAGCACCCGAACCATGTTGCGCGCCCACGTCAGTGCGGGCAAGGGCATGGTGGGCTTTGCCGTGCCGCATACCTTGGCGTTCACGTTCTTCCCGAACTGGGTTTCGGCCGTGCACGAGAAGTTCGGCCCCTTCCGCAGCCGTCTGTTTGCGCTCAATGTGCACGATGCGGTGATGCGCCTCGTGGAAGGCGGCTGCGATCTGCTGATTGCTTACTACCACTCTTCTCAGCCCTTCCAGCTGGACCCTTCGCGCTATGAGATGGTGAGCCTGGGGCATGAGGTGCTGGCTCCCTACTCCAAGCCGGACGAGAACGGCAACCCCATCTTTGTTCTGCCCGGCCGCCAGGGTCAGCCGCTGCCATACCTGGGCTATGCCGCTGGTGCCTATCTGGGTCGGGTGACGGAGCTGATCCTCAAGGAGGCGGCCGAGGCCGTGCACCTGGAGCGCGTCTATGAAACCGATATGGCCGAAGGCCTCAAGGCCATGGCGCTGGAAGGTCATGGCGTGGCTTTTCTGCCCTACAGCGCAGTACGCGGCGATCTGGAGTCCGGTCGACTGGTGCGTGCCGTGCCGGAAGGCGTGACCGGTTTTCAGATGGACATGGAAGTGCGGGCCTATCGGGAAAAACCCACGGGCGATGCTCCTCAGGGAGGCGCGGCCGCGCTCTGGAACTTCCTCAAGGAGCAGGGCGAGATTGCGGGTGGCGAGGTCAAGGCTGTGTAACCGGGTCGCGTGTTGCTTTTCTTCCAAAAGGGCCAGTTGGCCCTTTTTTTGCTTGTGTGACCAGCATGTCGTGATTTCAGGCATTTTCCTGGTGAAAACCCTAATGTTATGCATCGGGTTAATACTGAATATGCAAGTTGTGCATAAGGATTTTTACCATCGGCATTGGCTTGTGAAATCACGAAAGCATTAGAGTTCGCAGCTTGCACAAAAAGAGGTGCTGCTCTGCAACACAAGATTGAGGCGGTAAGTAGGTGGTTGCCTTTCTGAATTGCCTACGGGAAAAGTCTTAGAAATGATTGCATTTCAGCCATCTTCATGACTGCACAATGTGTGCAGTACATTTGTTAACGCAACCTGTCCACCCTCACAAAGGGCGATGCGTTAAGGAGTGGCAAGCGTTTTTGGTCCTTACCAATAGGAGATCCGTATGAAGAAGCATTTGTTGGCCATCGCCGTAACCGCACTGGCAACTGGCACCGTGTTTGCCCAGGCCAATGACACCTTGGCCAAGATCAAGTCCACCGGTAGCGTCACTCTGGGCGTGCGTGA
This window of the Comamonas testosteroni genome carries:
- a CDS encoding TRAP transporter small permease, with translation MSSTPPETDGAADTGARPDEPRSLRIEDWLTVIIMAALALITFANVLVRYFTNSSFAWTEEISVFLMILLALVAGSAAVARNQHIRIEFFSDSGSLQRRKALARFGSLMVALLFAIIAVLSVRVVWDDFRFEETSPGIGLPQWWYSIWLPLVSALITARAIGLFIRQGKPGAIPDEPVEKDHSKEIA
- a CDS encoding LysR family transcriptional regulator, whose translation is METKWLEDFVSLAETRSFSRSAQLRHVTQPAFSRRIQALEAWAGTDLVDRSSYPTRLTPAGKTMYEQALEILQSLQSTRTMLRAHVSAGKGMVGFAVPHTLAFTFFPNWVSAVHEKFGPFRSRLFALNVHDAVMRLVEGGCDLLIAYYHSSQPFQLDPSRYEMVSLGHEVLAPYSKPDENGNPIFVLPGRQGQPLPYLGYAAGAYLGRVTELILKEAAEAVHLERVYETDMAEGLKAMALEGHGVAFLPYSAVRGDLESGRLVRAVPEGVTGFQMDMEVRAYREKPTGDAPQGGAAALWNFLKEQGEIAGGEVKAV
- a CDS encoding TRAP transporter large permease, producing the protein MIATLLFVAFLGLMFIGVPIGAALGLAGVAAIALANADTQWFGLLAVPQNFYAGLGKYPLLAIPMFVLVGSIFDRSGVALRLVNFAVAIVGRGPGMLPLVAIAVAMFLGGISGSGPANAAAVGGVMIAAMSRAGYPKSFSASVVGAAAATDILIPPSVAFIIYSVLVPGASVPALFAAGMIPGVLAGIALIIPAVWMSRKHKMGALEASMPRPPFWKSLREASWGLAAPVLILGGMRMGWFTPTEAAVVAVFYGLFVGMVIHRTIGVRDLFPILREAGELSAVILLVVSLAGIFAFSLSTLGVIDPVANAIVNSGLGEYGVLGLLILLLITVGMFLDGISIFLIFVPLLLPIMNHYQWDPVWFGVILTLKVALGQFTPPLAVNLMVSCRIAGVRMESTVRWVGWMLLSMFAVMILVIAFPQLALWLPSKMGY
- a CDS encoding DctP family TRAP transporter solute-binding subunit codes for the protein MKLRTFLASAVATAAALAFASPMAMAQTKYKSEYRMSLVLGTAFPWGKGGELWADKVRERTQGRINIKLYPGTSLVQGDQTREFSALRQGVIDMAVGSTINWSPQVKSLNLFSMPFLFPNFKAVDAVTQGEVGQEIFKTLEKGGVVPLAWGENGYREISNSKHAIKTPADLKGMKIRVVGSPLFLDTFTALGANPTQMSWADAQPAMASGAVDGQENPIGVYMAAKLQSVGQKHLTMWGYMNDPLIFVVNKDVWASWTPADQAIVKQAALDAAKEEIAIARKGLVEADKPLLKDLAGLGVTVTTPNAAEREAFVKATRPVYDKWKSQIGAPLVDKAEKAIAASQK